One part of the Humulus lupulus chromosome 9, drHumLupu1.1, whole genome shotgun sequence genome encodes these proteins:
- the LOC133802027 gene encoding putative receptor like protein 25 — translation MTTTDIEDFGYMTSTLKKNITNDGYSWGFYFQATIAIKGKHMFYSKIQNIIVIIILSNNKFDGEISQVVGNLKRLYSLDLSCNRLSGDIPSSLGNLAELESLDLSQNELSGEIPIELAQLYFLQYFNVSYNHLSGTIPQQNQLDKFERSSYEGNLGLCGIPLPDLCENSKPLEPPLPSPEENSSSPLQFGWKVVAIGYGCGFLIGLFIGKVVMEKNPNWYLLE, via the exons ATGACAACTACAGACATTGAAGACTTTGGTTATATGACttcaacattaaaaaaaaacataaccaaCGATGGCTATTCATGGGGTTTTTACTTCCAAGCTACAATAGCAATCAAAGGCAAACATATGTTCTATAGCAAGATCCAAAACATTATTGTTATCATAATCCTCTCAAACAATAAGTTTGATGGAGAAATTTCTCAAGTGGTTGGAAACTTGAAGAGGCTTTATTCTCTTGATTTATCTTGCAATCGTCTCAGTGGTGACATACCATCATCACTGGGAAATCTAGCAGAGCTCGAGTCCTTAGATCTTTCCCAAAATGAGCTTTCAGGGGAGATCCCTATTGAATTGGCCCAACTATATTTCCTTCAATACTTTAATGTTTCATACAACCATCTCTCTGGGACCATACCACAACAGAACCAATTAGATAAATTTGAGAGAAGTTCCTACGAGGGAAACTTGGGATTATGTGGTATTCCACTGCCAGACTTGTGTGAAAACTCCAAGCCATTGGAACCACCACTTCCATCGCCTGAAGAAAATTCAAGCTCTCCTCTTCAATTTGGTTGGAAAGTTGTGGCCATAGGATATGGATGTGGATTCTTGATAGGATTGTTCATCGGGAAAGTTGTAATGGAGAAAAATCCAAACTG GTACTTGCTTGAGTGA
- the LOC133802028 gene encoding receptor-like protein Cf-9 homolog has protein sequence MWSGVECDEMTGHVIGLDLGNSFLYGSIDSNSTLFDLLHLQRLNLSNNHFNYSRIPTAIGRLSMLTYLNLASSKFIGQIPSQLSQLSKLSNLYLCNNPLQLKKPDLESLISNFTFLEVLCLSQVDISSTVPKSLANFSSLTHLGLRDCKLKGEFPIIIFQLPNLQLLTVRFNKDLSGRLPPVLNQNNSLKSLLLSGTSFYGEIPFEKLASLRELDAHNCNFSGVIPSLIGKLNQLTSLDLSENNFVGEIPSSLGNLTQLTMLSLFSNHFSGPIPLSFSKLINLETLNLHNNDLRDSVDFDIFVGLKNLSFLDLQENYNLSVIVVNPGINETFPQFKVLGLSNCNLKKIPGFLRHQKRMEALFLSKNHIGGPIPEWLFSISKETLNSLSLYKNSLIGELSHRICNFSSLEFLDISHNKLVGKLPRCLGNFSKSMLRLHLRGNYFSGNIPNFMKGNQLELIDLGYNRFEGNLSKSLSNCKMLGYLNVESNKLNDVFPYWLGTLPELEILVLRAN, from the coding sequence ATGTGGAGTGGTGTTGAGTGTGATGAGATGACTGGCCATGTGATAGGCCTTGACCTCGGCAACAGCTTTCTCTATGGCTCTATTGACTCAAACAGCACCCTCTTCGACCTGCTTCACCTCCAGAGACTTAATCTTTCGAACAACCATTTCAATTACTCTCGAATACCCACTGCCATCGGCCGACTTTCTATGCTCACCTATCTCAACCTAGCATCATCTAAATTCATCGGCCAAATTCCCTCACAACTTTCACAACTGTCCAAATTGTCCAATCTTTATTTGTGCAACAATCCATTGCAACTCAAGAagcctgatttggagagcttgaTTTCGAACTTCACATTCCTTGAGGTGCTTTGTCTCAGCCAAGTTGACATATCTTCCACAGTGCCTAAATCGTTGGCAAATTTCTCTTCCTTGACACACCTAGGATTGAGGGATTGCAAACTTAAAGGTGAATTTCCTATCATTATATTTCAGCTGCCCAACTTACAATTACTCACTGTGCGGTTTAACAAAGATCTCAGTGGAAGATTGCCTCCAGTACTTAACCAGAACAATTCTCTCAAGTCATTGTTGTTGTCAGGCACTAGCTTCTATGGGGAAATTCCTTTTGAAAAATTGGCTTCTTTGAGAGAGTTGGACGCGCATAACTGCAACTTTTCAGGAGTAATTCCATCTCTCATAGGTAAGCTGAACCAACTCACTTCTCTAGACCTTTCTGAAAATAACTTTGTTGGAGAAATCCCTTCTTCCTTAGGAAACCTAACTCAACTCACCATGTTAAGTTTGTTCTCAAATCATTTTAGTGGTCCAATTCCTTTGTCATTCTCGAAACTCATAAATTTGGAAACCCTTAACCTACATAATAATGATTTGAGAGACAGTGTTGATTTTGACATATTTGTTGGCCTAAAAAACCTATCTTTCCTAGATCTGCAAGAGAACTACAACCTCTCAGTGATTGTGGTCAATCCTGGTATAAATGAAACTTTTCCACAATTCAAAGTACTAGGATTGTCAAactgtaatttaaaaaaaattcctggCTTTCTTAGGCATCAAAAAAGAATGGAGGCATTATTTCTTAGTAAAAACCATATTGGTGGTCCCATACCAGAGTGGTTGTTCAGTATAAGCAAAGAAACATTAAACTCATTATCCTTATATAAAAACTCTTTGATAGGGGAGCTTTCACATAGAATATGCAACTTTAGTTCTCTTGAATTCCTTGACATTTCCCATAATAAGTTGGTTGGTAAGCTTCCTCGTTGTTTGGGTAACTTCAGTAAGTCAATGTTGAGGTTACATCTTCGCGGCAACTATTTTTCTGGCAACATTCCCAACTTTATGAAGGGAAACCAATTGGAATTGATTGATTTAGGTTATAATCGATTCGAAGGGAATCTATCAAAATCGCTTTCAAATTGTAAAATGCTTGGATACCTCAATGTGGAAAGCAATAAGCTCAATGATGTTTTTCCCTATTGGTTGGGCACTCTTCCAGAGTTGGAAATTCTTGTGCTGCGAGCTAATTGA